In Oscillatoria acuminata PCC 6304, a single window of DNA contains:
- a CDS encoding ATP-binding cassette domain-containing protein, with protein MTNPPGQQTVLNVNPYLELNNHGKVMRLELTDSRHVFGRDRSSGADLLVPPDWQIIGRAHAVLAKVGSEYHIYDGDGQRPSTNGLFIDRTRITPKEGFLMRDGTQIRIGQNPKDQILLTYINPASAGAPPTVRSLSLAGRSVVLGRDPSCNLQLDAPIVSRRHAVIDNYTITDYSTNGVFVNGQRVKTSQRLTDGATIRIGPFTLLLRGDELQVLDRGNQIRLDAESLVREVKDGQKVKRLLNQVTLAIEPGQFVALVGGSGTGKSTLMRTLLGIDPTTQGRVYINGDDLRTTFNIYRTQIGYVPQDDIIHGQLTVREVLSYAAKLRLPPDTDVEAVVTKTLAEIEMGDRETVPVNQLSGGQRKRVSIGVELLADPKLFFLDEPTSGLDPGLDKKMMQLLRKLADQGRTIVLVTHATANIKLCDRVVFMGRGGYPCYFGPPDEAFQFFRINSGDFADIYNELEQGEEHAAQWANVFRQSPYYRNYVENHLSTGKGSAVAPPSQVKPSGFQQLSLLTQRYFKLVQRDPINLGLVLLTAPIGISLITLAIRDQDPLIGEPEATLAPLALRVLFVFTCAAIWIGLSTSLQEIVKEWAIYMRERLVNLGLFPYLGSKLLILGGLALLQTVLMVAAILIGFKSPQPELIPWAIGVAISTVLTLFTSMSLGLLVSALVKNSSQANSSLPLLLLPQIIFAGVLFSMEGVGRVISWVMLSRWSVGAYGSLVNVNAMVPEATVLPDGTTMPLPFEPTAIYDPTWENLGLNWGMLLLHATVYLGLTLWVQKRKDIF; from the coding sequence ATGACCAATCCCCCCGGACAACAAACGGTTTTAAATGTCAATCCCTATCTGGAACTGAATAATCATGGCAAGGTGATGCGTCTGGAGTTGACGGACAGTCGCCATGTGTTTGGACGCGATCGCAGTTCGGGGGCGGATTTGCTAGTTCCCCCAGATTGGCAAATTATTGGGCGTGCTCATGCGGTTTTGGCGAAGGTGGGGAGTGAGTATCACATTTATGATGGCGATGGACAGCGCCCAAGTACCAATGGGTTATTTATCGATCGCACTCGGATTACCCCCAAGGAAGGGTTTCTGATGCGCGATGGCACGCAAATTCGCATCGGTCAAAATCCTAAAGACCAAATCTTACTCACTTATATTAATCCGGCGAGTGCCGGTGCGCCTCCGACGGTGCGATCGCTCTCGTTAGCAGGGCGATCGGTGGTGTTGGGACGGGACCCATCCTGCAATCTCCAACTGGATGCACCCATTGTCTCCCGTCGTCATGCGGTGATTGATAATTATACGATAACAGATTATAGCACAAATGGAGTATTTGTCAATGGTCAACGGGTGAAGACTTCCCAGCGTCTCACTGATGGCGCAACGATTCGGATTGGTCCGTTTACGTTGTTACTCCGGGGGGATGAGTTACAGGTTCTCGATCGCGGCAATCAGATTCGCTTGGATGCAGAGAGTTTGGTCCGTGAGGTGAAAGATGGGCAAAAAGTCAAGCGGTTGTTAAATCAAGTGACCCTGGCGATCGAACCCGGACAGTTTGTGGCATTGGTGGGGGGGAGTGGTACGGGAAAGTCTACTCTGATGCGGACTTTATTGGGAATTGACCCGACAACACAGGGGCGGGTGTATATTAATGGAGATGATTTGCGAACAACGTTTAATATATATCGCACTCAAATCGGGTATGTCCCCCAGGATGATATTATCCACGGACAGCTAACGGTGAGAGAAGTGCTGAGTTATGCGGCGAAATTACGCTTGCCACCGGATACGGATGTGGAGGCGGTGGTTACCAAGACTCTCGCGGAAATTGAAATGGGCGATCGCGAAACGGTCCCGGTGAATCAACTGAGTGGGGGTCAGCGCAAACGGGTGAGTATCGGGGTGGAATTACTCGCGGACCCGAAATTATTCTTTTTAGATGAACCGACTTCGGGACTTGACCCGGGGTTAGATAAAAAAATGATGCAATTGTTGCGGAAGTTGGCGGACCAAGGGCGGACGATTGTGTTAGTCACCCATGCGACGGCGAATATTAAACTGTGCGATCGGGTGGTCTTTATGGGACGGGGAGGATATCCCTGTTATTTTGGTCCCCCGGATGAAGCGTTCCAATTTTTCCGCATTAATTCCGGTGATTTTGCGGATATTTACAACGAACTGGAACAAGGAGAAGAACACGCGGCACAATGGGCGAATGTCTTTCGGCAGTCCCCCTATTATCGCAATTATGTAGAAAATCATTTAAGTACCGGCAAAGGGTCGGCAGTCGCCCCTCCCAGTCAAGTCAAACCCTCCGGTTTCCAGCAGCTTTCTCTCCTGACTCAACGCTATTTTAAATTGGTGCAACGGGACCCAATCAACTTAGGGTTGGTGTTATTAACCGCCCCCATTGGCATTAGTTTAATTACCTTAGCGATTCGAGACCAAGACCCGTTAATCGGGGAACCAGAAGCAACTTTAGCACCCTTAGCCCTCCGGGTGTTATTTGTGTTTACCTGTGCCGCAATTTGGATTGGACTTTCGACTTCCTTGCAAGAAATTGTCAAAGAATGGGCGATTTATATGCGGGAACGGTTGGTCAATTTAGGACTATTTCCCTATTTAGGTTCTAAACTGTTGATTTTAGGGGGATTAGCCCTGCTGCAAACGGTGTTAATGGTAGCAGCAATTTTAATTGGATTTAAAAGCCCCCAACCGGAGTTAATTCCCTGGGCGATCGGGGTGGCAATTAGTACAGTTTTGACCCTGTTTACCAGTATGAGTCTAGGATTGCTGGTGTCTGCCTTGGTTAAAAATAGTTCCCAGGCGAATAGTTCTTTACCCCTATTATTGCTACCGCAAATTATTTTTGCGGGGGTATTATTTAGCATGGAAGGGGTGGGACGAGTGATTTCCTGGGTGATGCTGAGTCGGTGGTCCGTGGGGGCCTATGGGTCATTGGTGAATGTCAATGCAATGGTCCCGGAAGCGACAGTGTTGCCCGATGGAACAACGATGCCCTTGCCTTTTGAACCCACGGCAATTTATGACCCAACTTGGGAAAATTTGGGGTTAAATTGGGGGATGTTGTTATTGCACGCCACGGTGTATTTAGGATTGACTTTGTGGGTGCAAAAGCGTAAAGATATTTTTTGA
- a CDS encoding protein kinase domain-containing protein — MNPVLLNNRYRILQELGMGGFGQTFLAEDTQMPSKRRCVIKQLKPVTGNPAIYQMVQERFAREAAVLEQLGDGNAQIPKLFAYFELEGQFYLVQEWIEGGTLTKKVQTLGTLSEAQVRSLLTKILPVLTYVHSFRIVHRDIKPDNIMLRPSNPGSFSPGEDVPFLIDFGAVKETMATAMSSSGGVTNSIAIGSPGFMSAEQAAGRPLYSSDLYSLGLTAIYMLTGKIPQEFPTDPATGEILWRSYAPTVSPGLGMVLDRAIRFNPCDRFPTAQEMLDALKPDVNSQVATVPIAPANRAAVPPSQVATVPIAPANRAAVPPSSPSPYRQSSPRPSGISPRAVGVAAAVLAVSFLIGFGIAQDKMSSDSPIATPPTNNPSSDSPPPTPTPPTDSQPTTPEPPPVVIPPSEPEPPPVVIPPSEPETPVDVIPPAEPEPPVDVIPPAEPETPVDVIPPAEPELPDSTPEPTEPVGDRPTPEESVIDYYANINDRNYSQSWNQLDTRFQTNQSGDYNTYTEWWNSVRRVTVNNVNVVASTPFSAIVDTSLTYIMEEDSRVSNETLRMSLIWDEETGTWAIEQTSRL, encoded by the coding sequence ATGAACCCGGTACTGCTCAATAATCGCTATCGTATCCTACAAGAATTAGGGATGGGTGGATTCGGCCAAACTTTTTTGGCGGAAGATACTCAAATGCCCTCTAAACGCCGATGTGTCATTAAGCAGCTCAAACCCGTGACGGGCAATCCTGCAATTTACCAGATGGTACAGGAACGATTTGCGCGGGAAGCAGCGGTTTTGGAGCAATTGGGGGATGGAAATGCTCAAATCCCCAAGTTGTTTGCCTATTTTGAATTAGAGGGGCAGTTTTATCTGGTTCAAGAATGGATTGAAGGGGGTACTTTAACGAAAAAGGTCCAAACCTTGGGGACCCTGAGTGAGGCCCAGGTGCGATCGCTGTTGACGAAAATTTTGCCGGTCCTCACCTATGTCCATAGTTTCCGCATCGTCCATCGGGATATTAAACCGGATAATATTATGTTGCGGCCCTCGAACCCGGGCAGTTTTTCCCCCGGGGAGGATGTACCTTTCCTGATCGACTTTGGGGCGGTGAAAGAAACAATGGCAACGGCGATGAGTTCTTCCGGAGGGGTAACCAACTCGATCGCCATTGGCAGTCCCGGGTTTATGTCGGCGGAACAAGCTGCCGGTAGACCTTTGTATTCCAGCGATTTGTATAGTTTAGGGCTAACGGCGATTTATATGCTTACCGGGAAAATTCCCCAGGAATTTCCCACGGATCCGGCAACGGGTGAGATTCTGTGGCGGTCCTATGCACCCACGGTGAGTCCGGGTTTAGGGATGGTTCTCGATCGCGCGATTCGGTTTAATCCCTGCGATCGCTTTCCCACTGCCCAAGAGATGTTAGATGCCTTAAAACCGGATGTCAACTCTCAAGTTGCTACAGTCCCCATCGCCCCGGCAAATCGTGCCGCCGTACCCCCTTCTCAAGTTGCTACAGTCCCCATCGCCCCGGCAAATCGGGCCGCCGTACCCCCTTCCTCCCCTTCCCCCTACCGACAATCATCGCCTCGACCCTCGGGGATTTCCCCCAGGGCAGTCGGCGTTGCTGCGGCAGTATTAGCGGTATCTTTTCTGATCGGATTTGGAATCGCTCAAGACAAAATGTCATCGGATTCCCCGATTGCAACACCCCCAACAAACAATCCCTCTTCCGATTCTCCACCGCCCACTCCAACGCCACCCACAGATTCCCAACCCACGACTCCGGAACCGCCCCCAGTGGTAATTCCGCCCTCGGAACCGGAACCTCCCCCAGTGGTGATTCCGCCCTCGGAACCGGAAACGCCAGTGGATGTGATTCCCCCTGCGGAACCGGAACCTCCGGTGGATGTGATTCCCCCTGCGGAACCGGAAACGCCGGTGGATGTGATTCCCCCTGCGGAACCGGAACTGCCGGATAGTACCCCGGAACCCACAGAACCTGTAGGCGATCGCCCGACTCCTGAAGAGTCTGTCATCGACTATTATGCTAATATTAATGACCGCAACTATTCCCAGTCTTGGAACCAACTCGATACCCGATTTCAAACCAATCAATCCGGAGATTATAATACTTATACCGAGTGGTGGAATAGTGTGCGCCGGGTGACTGTTAATAATGTTAATGTAGTCGCCAGCACTCCCTTTTCTGCGATCGTAGATACTTCCTTAACTTATATCATGGAAGAAGATAGCAGAGTGTCCAACGAAACCCTGCGAATGTCCCTCATCTGGGATGAAGAAACCGGAACCTGGGCGATCGAACAAACCAGTCGCCTATAA
- a CDS encoding GIY-YIG nuclease family protein has protein sequence MTDISPLSTLEFLPYLDDQGNCNSDFTGKVGVYAIFDGEKTLQYIGYSRDIVLSLKQHLMRKPNSCYWIKAQTIERPSRTILEEIRAAWIAENGQTPLGNGPDEGQWTQAIDVKPLMTDEEREKYEKSIDEFTQMKLLKQVSRRVEADLLAVLESRGLKEAIRFNPKLKESGLLDLK, from the coding sequence ATGACCGATATTTCACCCCTGTCTACTCTGGAATTTTTACCCTATCTTGATGACCAGGGCAACTGCAACAGCGATTTTACAGGCAAAGTGGGCGTTTATGCCATTTTTGATGGAGAAAAAACCTTACAATATATCGGATATTCCCGAGATATTGTTTTGAGTCTGAAACAGCACCTGATGCGAAAACCGAACAGTTGCTATTGGATTAAAGCTCAAACGATTGAGCGCCCGAGTCGAACAATTTTAGAAGAAATCCGGGCAGCATGGATTGCAGAAAATGGGCAGACACCCCTAGGAAATGGCCCGGATGAAGGCCAATGGACTCAGGCGATCGATGTTAAACCCCTGATGACCGATGAGGAACGGGAAAAATATGAAAAATCCATCGACGAATTCACCCAGATGAAACTCTTAAAACAGGTGTCCCGCCGTGTAGAAGCGGATTTGTTAGCGGTCCTGGAGTCCCGGGGACTTAAAGAGGCTATTCGCTTTAATCCCAAACTCAAAGAAAGTGGTTTGCTAGACTTAAAATAA
- a CDS encoding ABC transporter substrate-binding protein yields the protein MSTPQSWICDGTPKNGQHYPNCSGPHPPQENHTPDCMICGLPREAMTGKKSPRGTKTVLSGGRGSNLPGLVAIALLLLLLGASAWYLFGRTRDPEIVESTSETVALSPGAANPLANVSQTAVNAELISQGEKILFNPGINFAQKAAGATAFSQDNWTEAVAQYQQAVQTDPNDPEAKIYFHNARAKQAGNPLTIAVVVPISASENSAKEVLRGVALQQERYNNAPQLPGRLLEVVIVNESEPGKAPSIAEDLIQSPNVLGVMGHGVDAASREAIARYERAQLAVLSPISTSISSTVPGESILQTISLAQKANELFANYLEGVGKTLATYAEQTVSSPAVVVFYNSDSPYSQQLKDAFKAALVQTPGQVVKEVDITQGGFNPATEVSDASQVGANVGVLALSKNKVQTAVAIAQANANAGTPLTLLGGDELYNPNILKDGDAAINGLVLAVPWRWQEGDAFASQATNIWQGRVSWRTATAYDTTQALANAITQQPTRAETSQLLQNGIAIAGTATDFSLFDRIPLVQAVPGTSAGFRYQFEPI from the coding sequence GTGAGTACCCCACAAAGTTGGATCTGCGATGGAACCCCGAAAAATGGGCAGCATTACCCGAATTGTTCTGGCCCCCACCCTCCCCAGGAAAACCACACCCCAGACTGTATGATCTGTGGGTTACCTCGGGAGGCAATGACGGGGAAAAAGTCTCCCCGGGGCACTAAAACGGTCCTATCTGGAGGCAGGGGGTCGAATCTGCCGGGATTGGTGGCGATCGCCCTCCTGCTGTTATTACTGGGTGCAAGTGCCTGGTATCTGTTCGGACGAACTCGTGATCCCGAAATTGTAGAGAGCACTTCCGAGACTGTTGCCCTCTCACCCGGGGCAGCCAACCCGTTAGCAAACGTGAGTCAAACCGCAGTCAACGCCGAACTGATTAGTCAGGGGGAAAAGATTTTATTCAATCCCGGGATTAATTTTGCCCAAAAAGCAGCCGGGGCGACGGCATTTAGTCAAGATAACTGGACTGAAGCGGTGGCTCAATATCAACAAGCGGTACAAACTGACCCCAACGACCCGGAAGCAAAAATTTATTTTCACAATGCTCGGGCTAAACAAGCTGGAAATCCCCTGACAATTGCCGTAGTTGTCCCCATTTCTGCCAGTGAAAATTCCGCGAAAGAAGTATTGCGCGGAGTGGCATTACAACAAGAACGGTATAACAATGCTCCGCAACTACCGGGGCGATTATTAGAGGTGGTCATCGTTAATGAATCCGAACCAGGAAAAGCCCCTTCCATCGCCGAAGATTTGATTCAATCGCCCAATGTTTTGGGGGTGATGGGACATGGTGTAGATGCAGCATCTCGGGAGGCGATCGCCCGGTATGAACGCGCCCAATTAGCGGTTTTATCCCCCATTAGTACCAGTATTTCCAGTACCGTTCCCGGTGAATCTATCTTACAAACCATCTCCCTGGCTCAAAAAGCTAATGAGTTGTTTGCTAACTATTTAGAAGGAGTCGGCAAAACCCTGGCTACCTACGCCGAACAAACTGTTTCTTCCCCTGCCGTCGTGGTCTTTTATAACTCGGATAGTCCCTACAGTCAGCAATTAAAAGATGCCTTCAAAGCTGCCTTAGTGCAAACTCCGGGTCAAGTGGTGAAAGAGGTTGATATTACCCAAGGGGGATTTAATCCGGCAACCGAAGTGAGTGACGCCAGCCAAGTCGGGGCCAATGTGGGAGTTTTAGCACTGAGTAAGAACAAAGTGCAAACCGCTGTTGCGATCGCCCAAGCCAACGCCAACGCCGGAACCCCTCTCACCCTCCTCGGAGGAGACGAATTATATAATCCAAATATCCTCAAAGATGGAGATGCAGCCATCAACGGCTTAGTCCTAGCTGTCCCCTGGCGCTGGCAAGAAGGAGACGCCTTCGCCTCACAAGCGACCAATATTTGGCAAGGGAGAGTCAGTTGGCGGACTGCCACCGCTTATGATACCACCCAAGCCCTAGCCAATGCTATCACCCAACAACCCACAAGGGCCGAAACCTCACAACTGCTACAAAACGGCATTGCGATCGCTGGAACTGCCACAGATTTTAGCCTATTTGACCGCATTCCCCTAGTCCAAGCCGTTCCCGGGACCAGTGCCGGATTTCGTTATCAATTTGAACCCATTTAA
- a CDS encoding vWA domain-containing protein, whose amino-acid sequence MIRSRRQIWQYPLFQIPLIFMVGCAIVAALSGLLGFGRPPVAVAIAIDYSGSTSGIVRQQEIQAVQSYINQNQTLKKPNAIQVFGFASDIRALTTDFTTDNEQIETQFNTSSQQPTLEQELGGGTNLNLAIQQTTNALSNIENRCRELLLVTDGIAPINDTIIQTAQAENVKINAVIVGGAQSDKLQQATRLTDGLYLSAEASNLELLFTQTFFRDFNSNLRWVMFWLSGAFIFLMWTLTLPLDRWLFQGIMGLDMTLAGQIALGNALFWTIVTLIAIWKGFGIPFGNPC is encoded by the coding sequence ATGATTCGTTCCCGTCGTCAAATCTGGCAGTACCCCTTATTTCAAATTCCCTTAATCTTCATGGTAGGCTGTGCCATTGTTGCCGCTTTATCTGGGCTATTAGGATTTGGAAGACCTCCCGTTGCCGTGGCGATCGCGATCGACTATAGCGGCAGCACCTCCGGCATCGTCCGTCAACAAGAAATTCAAGCCGTTCAATCCTATATCAATCAAAACCAAACCCTCAAAAAACCCAACGCCATCCAAGTCTTTGGCTTTGCCAGCGACATTCGCGCCCTCACCACCGACTTTACCACCGATAACGAGCAAATCGAAACTCAATTCAACACATCCAGTCAACAACCGACCCTAGAACAAGAACTCGGAGGAGGAACTAACTTAAACCTAGCCATTCAACAGACAACAAATGCCCTAAGCAACATTGAAAACCGATGCCGAGAACTCCTCCTCGTCACCGATGGCATTGCCCCAATTAATGATACCATCATCCAGACTGCTCAAGCAGAAAACGTTAAAATCAATGCCGTCATTGTGGGGGGTGCTCAGTCCGATAAATTGCAACAAGCTACCCGTTTAACCGATGGACTTTATCTATCCGCAGAAGCGAGTAACCTTGAGCTTTTATTCACCCAAACCTTTTTCCGAGATTTTAACAGTAACTTGCGCTGGGTGATGTTTTGGTTATCCGGGGCTTTCATCTTTTTAATGTGGACCCTCACCCTCCCCTTAGATCGCTGGCTGTTCCAAGGAATCATGGGACTAGACATGACCCTAGCGGGTCAAATTGCCCTCGGTAACGCCTTATTTTGGACCATAGTCACCCTAATTGCCATTTGGAAAGGATTTGGCATCCCCTTTGGTAACCCTTGCTAA